From Pseudomonas sp. B21-028, one genomic window encodes:
- a CDS encoding AmpG family muropeptide MFS transporter: MPRKTWRAALAAYASPSTLVLLLLGFAAGLPYMLVFSTLSVWLREAGVARETIGYASLIGLAYAFKWVWSPLLDQWRLPVLGKLGRRRSWLVLSQGLVILGLVGMGFCDPQKHLSWLIAIAVLVAFASATQDIAVDAYRLEIVDDTRQAALAASYMSGYRVAALLATAGALFFAEGFGSTGFSYKHSAWAGTYLLFGVLMVPALLTSLFMREPPVPLRTQLQAGRYTFVHQLASVFVLIVLLVSVPAMFTQLYNTDFASVLFEGVSLLDLLLEDRAFLRAILYILLTAMCLSAMGRRGLAPVLTPINDFILRYRWQALLLLGLIATYRMSDTVMGVMANVFYIDQGFTKDQIASVSKIFGLIMTLVGAGMGGLLIVRFGILPILFIGGVASAATNILFLMLADMGPNLKMLVLTISLDNFSSGLATSAFVAYLSSLTNLKFSATQYALLSSIMLLLPRLIGGYSGVVVEKFGYHHFFLITALLGVPTLLLIALHWFQENRRQDSPSSPDPTSTRPAEES; this comes from the coding sequence ATGCCCCGTAAAACCTGGCGCGCCGCCCTCGCCGCCTATGCCAGTCCTTCGACGCTCGTGCTGTTGCTGCTTGGCTTCGCTGCCGGCTTGCCCTACATGCTGGTGTTTTCCACGCTTTCGGTCTGGTTGCGCGAGGCCGGCGTGGCGCGTGAAACCATCGGCTACGCGAGCCTGATCGGCCTGGCCTATGCCTTTAAATGGGTCTGGTCGCCGCTGCTCGACCAATGGCGCCTGCCGGTGCTGGGCAAACTCGGGCGTCGCCGATCATGGCTGGTGCTTTCCCAGGGCCTGGTGATCCTCGGCCTGGTCGGCATGGGTTTCTGCGACCCGCAGAAACATCTCTCATGGTTGATCGCCATTGCCGTACTCGTGGCGTTCGCTTCGGCCACCCAGGACATCGCGGTCGATGCCTATCGCCTGGAAATCGTCGATGACACCCGCCAGGCCGCCCTCGCCGCCAGCTACATGTCCGGCTACCGGGTCGCCGCACTGCTGGCGACCGCCGGCGCACTGTTCTTCGCCGAGGGTTTCGGCTCCACCGGCTTCAGCTACAAGCACTCGGCCTGGGCCGGTACGTATCTGCTGTTCGGCGTGTTGATGGTCCCGGCATTGCTTACATCGCTGTTCATGCGCGAACCGCCGGTACCACTGCGTACGCAATTGCAGGCCGGGCGCTATACCTTCGTGCATCAACTGGCATCGGTGTTCGTGCTGATCGTGCTGCTGGTGTCAGTCCCGGCGATGTTCACCCAGCTCTACAACACCGACTTCGCCAGCGTGCTGTTCGAGGGGGTCAGCCTGCTTGATCTGCTGCTCGAAGACCGCGCCTTCCTGCGGGCCATTCTCTATATCCTCCTGACGGCCATGTGCCTGTCGGCCATGGGCCGTCGCGGCCTGGCACCGGTACTCACGCCGATCAACGATTTCATCCTGCGCTACCGCTGGCAGGCCTTGTTGCTCCTCGGGCTGATCGCCACGTACCGGATGTCCGACACGGTCATGGGCGTCATGGCCAACGTGTTCTACATCGACCAGGGCTTCACCAAGGACCAGATCGCCAGTGTCAGCAAGATTTTCGGGCTGATCATGACCCTCGTCGGCGCGGGCATGGGCGGCCTGTTGATCGTACGTTTCGGCATCCTGCCGATTCTGTTCATTGGCGGCGTGGCCTCGGCCGCCACCAACATTCTGTTCCTGATGCTCGCCGACATGGGCCCCAACCTGAAGATGCTGGTGCTCACCATCTCCTTGGACAATTTCAGCTCCGGCCTGGCCACCTCCGCGTTCGTGGCATACCTGTCGAGCCTGACCAACCTGAAGTTTTCCGCCACCCAGTACGCCCTGCTCAGCTCGATCATGCTGTTGCTGCCACGCTTGATCGGTGGCTACTCCGGGGTGGTGGTGGAGAAGTTCGGCTACCACCACTTCTTCCTGATCACCGCCCTGCTCGGCGTCCCGACCCTGCTGCTGATTGCCCTGCATTGGTTCCAGGAGAACCGCCGCCAGGACTCACCCTCCTCCCCGGACCCGACCTCCACCCGGCCGGCGGAAGAATCGTAG
- a CDS encoding MGMT family protein — protein MTDIPVGPEAPAQVRRTTLYLTLAQVPPGKVVTYGQLAEMAGLGRAARWVGRTLSQLPNDTSLPWHRVLGAGGRISLPAGSVSGDEQRARLRMEGISILNNRVDIRCHGWRPVEHSG, from the coding sequence CCGCGCAGGTACGCCGCACCACGCTCTACCTGACCCTTGCGCAAGTGCCGCCCGGCAAAGTCGTCACCTATGGCCAGCTCGCCGAGATGGCCGGCCTGGGTCGGGCGGCGCGTTGGGTGGGCCGTACCCTCAGCCAACTGCCGAATGACACCAGCCTGCCCTGGCATCGGGTATTGGGCGCCGGTGGTCGGATCAGCCTGCCGGCGGGCAGCGTCTCAGGGGATGAACAGCGCGCACGCCTGCGCATGGAAGGGATCAGTATCCTGAATAATCGTGTTGATATTCGGTGCCATGGCTGGCGCCCGGTAGAGCACAGCGGTTAG